Proteins co-encoded in one Nicotiana sylvestris chromosome 7, ASM39365v2, whole genome shotgun sequence genomic window:
- the LOC104213882 gene encoding non-specific lipid-transfer protein 1, translated as MEMAGKIACFVVLCMLVAAPHAEALTCGQVTSNLAPCLPYLRNKGPLGRCCSGVKGLLNAARTTQDRQTACTCLKSAAGAISGINLRKAAGLPSTCGVNIPYNISPSTDCSKVQ; from the exons ATGGAAATGGCTGGGAAAATTGCATGTTTTGTGGTATTGTGCATGTTGGTAGCTGCACCCCATGCAGAAGCCTTAACTTGTGGCCAAGTTACGTCGAATTTGGCACCTTGTCTTCCTTATCTTAGAAACAAGGGGCCTCTGGGACGTTGTTGCAGTGGCGTTAAGGGTCTGTTGAATGCTGCAAGGACTACACAAGATCGTCAAACTGCATGCACTTGCCTGAAATCAGCTGCTGGTGCTATTTCTGGAATCAATTTACGCAAAGCTGCTGGTCTCCCTAGTACTTGTGGTGTCAATATTCcttacaatatcagcccctccaCTGACTGCTCCAA GGTCCAGTAA